The stretch of DNA attaaattcgTCATTTGTAGATATAGAACTAACATCAAGATAACCCTTTGCTGATAGTTCATTTGCAGAATTTAAATATAGTAACATGATTAAAACAACATCAGCACTtgtttctatattatatattttatctctGTAGTAATACATTAATAACTTGACCActacaaaattataaataagacaatatttatattaaaggGTAGgagtaatataaaaatatatatatatatatatatgtatatatgtatatatgtatatgtatttttcgACTTACAATCTGCTCTTCTTTGTGCAGTTTTTTTGGGACtgaattcttttttatactCAGATAAATCATAATTTGCTTTTATAGTCTCATCCATACATTTATCAGTACACATGTCATTAAATCCAAATTCTggaatattaaatatacaaaaaggtaatacatatatgtatatttatatgcacacttatatttatatatgtaatttttttttttttttttttcttatatacttttttccATGATATCTgaaatttttgttttaaagGTATATAAAGAATCATCAAGGCCcttttctaataataatagggTACCTATAAcagaaaataagaaaaacaaaaaaatacatacaaatacaaatatatgaatatatatatatatatatatatatatatatatatcttttatatttacccTTTTGTATCATATTTTGAATTCTGTATTTCAGACGAggtaaatatttttgaaaaaatgaaatgtcGTGATTTATCGATGATTTATATGCCTTTTCGAACATATAACTTAAAATTAGACTTCCTAAAAggatattcaaaaaaaaaaaaaaaaaaatatatatatatatatatatacatatatatatataaataaatatatatatatatatatatatatatatattattcctcttattttgttctttttataattaccTAGCTGTCCACATACATCAGTGTGCATAGGAGAAACGTAATTATTGACAGACTCTTCatgtaattttaataatttgcttgctaaataaaaaaatatatatatacatatatatatatacttacaaatatataatataatggttattacaatattatatgtatatataaatatattacaaataagcacaatattaatataagtgagataataaaaaaaaatatacatatttatttatatgtatatatttatttttactcaCCGTTCCCATTTTCTGTTATAAATTTCTGTACTAATAAATCCATTTCAAGTTGTTCAATATTAGCatctttcaaaaaaaaaaaaaaaaaaaaaaaatatatatatatatatatatatatgatcaaGAGTACATATTATCTTATGGGATCCTCTTATTAAttgaatatacaaaaaatgatacatttctatttttatattttctacctatctttttcttcttcatattttttttctttttttgtgcCTTTTTAAAAAGCTTATTCATTATCTTTTGTATGCCTGGAAAGgggaataatatttttcatgtattttttttgttgaatAAAAGTGTGtgtatgttatttttattgttatattttattgatgTTGTggttctttttttctttttttttttttttttttttttttctctttactTTTTTCAATGGAATATTTTTCTCTCATTGTGGCTTTGGAATACCAGTCCAATGTATattctacaaaaaaaaaaaaaaagaaagaaagaaaaaaagaaaaagaattattatgaccataataataaataatatataaggataagtatatataatatatataatattgttaacatagatttgtttatatatccttatttttcatcaaatattataatattataatattataattttataattacttGAGAAATCTATGCTGCCATCATTTCTAATAATATCCAATGAATGCATTGTAGCTAGACTTTCTTTGAGTACTTCAGATGCTCTCTTAAAATTATTCAATGAACTTACATCTTGGTTATCTAGTTGTTGATTAATTTTTGATGACATATTAAACATTTCATTCTTTATATTCTCAAAGAATCGTACGGCTATAGATAcattaataaaaaggaatatatatattatacatataaatatatatatatacatatttatttatttattgttctTGTAAAATTAAGGTCATGTTCTTCTTATaacttaatattttatacctTTCTCATATTTGCTCTTTTCCACAtctaaaatgaaaaataagaTATAAGAATGAAATAATAGGAAGTTAtgaaattatgataatattaaatattataaaatatatatatatatatatatatatatatatatatatatatatatatgaaaaataataaatataattatcctttttttttttttttttttttttatttattttacctCCTGGGTCAGATATACTTTGACTAAGACCACctgaaagaaaatatatatgtatatacatatatatacatatatatatatatatatatatatatatattaatatttatatatattataaatttatgatATCTTTGGACGAACCTACAACATGAGTTTTTCTAGTCCTCGAAGGGACGAATCTTTTAACCTTTGGTTCGAACATAACATCTATTGAGTCtacatttttcataataGACTTTTCATCCTTATCAATACctagaaagaaaaaaaaataaaatgttatatatatatatgtatacatatatatgtatgtatgtataaatattttttgtttttatttattttttattacccTTTTTtatctcattttttttaaatggtTTTGGTTTTTTAAAGACATTTCTTGGAAGAAGTGTATCGAAAAGTTTGtctgacaaaaaaaaaataaatatataatataatatatatataatatatatatatatatatttttgtgtcTCCACCGAAATATttctcttttaattttttttatttccagATTATTACTTGATATTTCTGATATGAAATAACCCgcaatgatatatatgagcAATGTATATTtcaacatattttataacacgaggaaaacaaacaaaaaaattacatatatatatatatttttatatattttttttttgagtagaaagaataatataatattttatacaaaTGGTTGTATTACAAATAAACATTATAttgtttaatattttgttaGTACATgtacatacatatttatttatttgtttctaTGAATATTTGgaaatatttctataaatttgtattatattaaatagggaaaccttctttttttttttttttttttatttcttcttatatatatatatatgtacaaccAAAAACACCTACTTAAAATACAACACTTGTATACAATACATacaagtaatatatatatgtatgtatatatatatatatatatatatatattttaataaactaATAAAAAATTGTCCACCTTAAAtctttatatgttatattggACACACACAATAAAcattatgtacatataatgtTCTgtgttttataaaattgtatGTGGAATAAtaaagtaaaatatatatatatatataaaagaaaaagaaaaaaacacacatatatataatatatatatcatatgtgtattattatatattcattctttcatattatatatatatgcactTTAGGGCAGTACATGAATattgtcattatttttattattattattattattattattatatatatttttttttatttcatatatataatataataataataaaataccaaacaaaaaaaaaaaaaaaaaaaaaaaaaaaagtaatctATAATTACATAGacatattcttttttctcatcataattataaaataactgtctttaaaaatatacaaaggTATATTCTGGAAAAAaagttttataaaaaaaaaaaaaaaaaaaaaaaaccaaagATATGAAggaaagaagaagaagaaaaaaaaaaaaaaagtaccaGTTGAATATTAAACCaaagaacaaaaatatatttattttccaaaatataaaacaaggaagataaaataataaataatcaaTCCATTTTGATAACCTTCGTCTTTTTTAATCAAAAATAGTATAACATCGAGGATGGTTCACAATTCATTTTAAAGGATGAccacatttttttctttttttgtatcatatatatatatatatatatatatatatgtataatataaacttTTAACTATTGAAAGATTTacaacaaaataatttttttattttttttatttttttttttttttgtttctttccAATTATTCAACTAAATAATGTAagtatatttatgttatttttattttttttaattcaaagAAGGAAAAAGCATATGCgcacaaatatattattacatatatatatataataatatatttgtactatatatacatatatatatttatatatattatgtgtgtACTGATTATACCATttcaataatttaaaaaaaaaaaaaaaaaaaaaaaaagaatatataaatatcacattatatatatatatataataattataattttccaaagcattattttaaaaaaaatactataACAATCTTGCGATATttccaaaaaaattatgatcacatataatttatataatatttataaatattgtgatttataatattttttatatttttcttttcaatttttttttttttttttactacaAAAATGTCATATGGCTGTGGAACAGTAGGCTTACCCTTCATTGGAAAAgcccttcttttttttatgtccGTTGAAGCAACTTATTGTACATATGAATTATTCTTAAAACCAGGaggaacatatatttattatcgcATAAATGATATGgtaagtttttttttatcttcttctttttctcatatatagtataaatctaccaataaattatatatataatatatattatatatattatattatattatattatattatattatattatattatattatattatattatatttttttttttttttttttttagatcaATAAGGATAAAAAATAAGGTTGGAAGGAAttacattttaatttatcttaatttattttttttctgttttaaaaaattcatgTATATTTagcaaaaagaaaaaaatttatcaaAAAACTTAATAGGACATTCAAAATATATgcgtcttttttttttttgtataaagTTTTATGTAGATTTACTATTAATcttaatataacaaatgcattattttattaattcaaagaaaaaaaaatatatatatattaaaaattaaaccaagtaacatataaatatgtagacaataagaatttatatatatatatatatatatatatatatatatatattatatgtctataattatgttattatttttatagatCATAAAACATaccctttttattttaatcataatatttgttatatgtatatattatttctttaaactgttcatacattatatatattacatatatataagatttatataaaataatcgATATAACTTAATATTCATGtttcaaattatataatcaaaaagaataaaaataaaaataaaaataaaaacaacttgaaagtataatttttttatctatatgaaatatatgtattttttttttttttttgtctctCTGTGTCTATTTATGtacatatcatttatatgaccctacaaaaagaaaaaaaattaaaaaccaattaaaatatatatcatttaggATATCccccttttatatatttcccccaattttattttatttgcgtatatataaaaaacacaaaaaaggaaaaaacgaaacctatatatacatatatatatatatatatatatatatatatataatatgtgtaccttattagaattattaaaaatgataatatataacataaataatatatattaatctaGATCAtatgattttaaaaaatcaaacCAATATGTAAaagtattaataaaataagaatatatatgtcaAATGTGGTTATAgatagaatatattatattatctaatcattctatatgttatttggactaatatattttttaaaaattgttttaagagattaattttttttttttttttcctttttcatcttaaacaaaaaaaaaaaaaaaaaaaaaaaaaaaaaaaagttgcagaataaaattacaattatatatataaaaaaaaaaaaaaaaaaaattccttTTGAAcagatacatatatatatatatatatatatatatatttatatttaacatttctttttcataatataaaaaaaaaaaaaaaaaaaaaaaaacttaataaaatatatatttatatatatattatataatttcaactttgtagaaaaaaaaaaaaaaaaaaaaaacacgcatatatctttattcacacatatatatatatatatgttgaatgtattatatttattcttgaTTTTTCTTTCTATATTCTTCTATTTCTTTTGAATATCGTACTTTGTCTAATTGTGCTTTCTTTTCATATGGTGCTTTTTGAGCTGGGCTTAACTTTCCCCAAGCTTCACCTATCAATTTACCAACTTGTGCAACATCTTTTGCTAATTCtggtttttcttttattatttctagtCTCTTATCCTTAACATAAAACATATAGGCAGACAAAGCTCTCTTTGGAGCTAATGggtcttttttcttttttttgttttgtttttttaatactttCTTTTGAGATTTTGAAgccattttataaattttatctgtcaggaaaaaaaaaaaaaaaaaaaaaaaaaaaattatgaactggtcataatattatgaacacatgcatatataaatataatgataaataaaaataaataatataaagacagaaaaataaataaataaatatatatatatatatatatatatataaaagaataattataCAACTTTGTAAacacttttatatattcttcagtatttatttttttttttattatccatTAAGAGTAACTATTAATGGTTAAAATatcatttgatatatatatatatatataaaaatataacatacatataatatattcatacacATGATTTAATATAAGTTCAATCATCTCACAACCAATAcgaaaacataaaaaaatgcatatacatatatacacatataacacttattatatatatttttttttttacacaacaaaatataaagaataaaacaaatacaaCCATATAACATATGGacacaaaaataaatgtatatgcAACAAAAAAGTTTGGATAAATCAATTcacaaatatacatatataaccaaataaacaaaaataatgttcattaaaaaaaaatacaaatatatgttcacacatatatatatatatatatatatatatcagttCAGATTATGTTAATTTTTCTTGAATTacctttatatataagaagTATCGAATGAAAGTTcttgaatatttaaaattattattataaaagataaaataatacttttaagttatatttatatttaaataaaaatacttaaacatatatatggtaACACTTATAACTACAcaaatgtatatgtatatgtatatatatatacatatatatttatgataaaaaaaaaaaaatacataaacatatatttttctttatagaAAATTGttgaaattttaaataaataaagaaaaacaaaaaattataacattaagaaaatattaatattaaaaaaaaaaaaaaaaaaatttttttggtACAAacgaataaataatattattatatataataattattatatattattttttatatatataatatttaatatatatataaatataatatatataattttattatatataaaaatatgtatttaaatattatataatataatttgtatattttttttttttaatatatatattatattatatatatatataataaaatatataacttttcttttatgcataaatttattttattaataataggtaatttatttattatataaaattttaatataataaaattatatatatatatatatatatttttatatatgtacaatatttttttatatatgtatgtataaatttatatatatatattaaaaaataaattaaaaaaataaaatatatatatataatattatatatattatatatatatatataaaatatatattatttttttttatgcaaATG from Plasmodium sp. gorilla clade G2 genome assembly, chromosome: 8 encodes:
- a CDS encoding high mobility group protein B2, coding for MASKSQKKVLKKQNKKKKKDPLAPKRALSAYMFYVKDKRLEIIKEKPELAKDVAQVGKLIGEAWGKLSPAQKAPYEKKAQLDKVRYSKEIEEYRKKNQE